AAAAGTAACCTGGAAACAGAAAAAGAtattttttcaataaaacaGAATGTACAGTCAGCAGCTGTCCAGTGTACTTTTCAGCAGTTgatgaataataaaataaaatggcaaatttattcaataaaaaaaaaaagtgatgtgctatattttcaatgaacactttttatgtatattatataagaTAGAAATTAATACTTCTGCTAGCATTTGTGGTATTGTGTAATATTAgttgtaaatgtttcatttattttaattaccATCTATGACTGGCCTTTGACCTTTCCCTGTATTGTCATGGGGCCAGCGCATGCGTTAATCATCCCGCCATTCTGTACTTTCCACCGTTGGGTAACGTCGTGCATTTTTTGGTAGTGGTAATTTATACTGCTAATTCCGACATCAGGATCAGCTAATGTCAGCTAATGtatcaaaattataatattttgattgATCAAGTCATAATATGTTActctttcacatacatgtatattgaagagTACTTATCATTGTGTGtcatttgacatttttcaaTGCATATAATCTATATAGAAACACCATGCATATTTTAggtattgtttgtgtttttagattatttaaatacacaaaaattaacaaaacatGTACGGAAAAGACATTATCAGTTAATGTACAGCCCATAATACCAAAGTAAAtgttctgtatgtaccacaatcatttatagcatccatatcaagtacaacccataacactaaagtaaactattttctgtatgtaccacaatcgttcaCAGcttccatatcaagtgtaaaagtatactctttcaCTTGGTAATTAAAcacattagaaaggtcacatgctaggcttgtaaataaactaattgaaacagtatacttttacacttgatatgaatgctataaatgctATATAGCACACACAGAAAGTGcattacttcagtgttactagttgtacatttatcaatggaCAAAATGGcaaaatgacaatttatacaCATATGACAGAGAAAGATTTAATCATTGTGAAGGTATTTCATTCTAACCTGTAATGTGAACTCTTTGGAATTGTCTGAGAAAAATACAGAGCTGATGTTCTGGCTTTCCAATGCCACTTCTTTGCTGGTAATGTGTACTGAACACATTTATCAACTTGACTAGACAGTAAGTCTATTAGTTGTCGATGTGAACCACCATAGAATGGCTCTATCAGAAGAATTTGGTCATCATTGTCTGATGTATCGACACTCATGTCAGTATGTCAATCAATCTGTGTTATGATCTCATCTTGGTTTTGTTGACAGGTGTCGCACAAATGCTGGTCTGAAAGTTAAAATATTCAACACATTTGTTAAAACTGTGTTAGGGAAAACAATACATCTATAATTATATGTACTTCATTCCTGCTTCAAAATTCCATGACAACTGAATTAGGAGAATCGGAAAGGGGCGATAATTTTGTTGGTAATACCTCAGACCACAAGTTCACAACTTTAGAAAGATTCTTCTAGTTGTACTGTGGTAacgattgcgattcacttcgtcccattttcaactcgtcccatttcaactcgccccaatttcaactcgccccattttcaactcgccccatttttaactcgtcccattttcaactcgccccaacaacactagtaaacgtttataaatctgaacgatacatggactcgaagtacggagaccgaaacatttacatgattttacctacgtagccagttgaagcgtagcaaatgtaacatttcgtagcagaaagtggtgtgcgttttggctaagtgtttggtagatctagaacttatactagcacaacaactttcctcagtcatggaatatcacttttcacattaggacttaatgtttacaacccaaataagaaataataatgataataaccaggaataatattagtgactgacacgcttacgacttccgcgcgtacgggttttggagacgtgtctcctctccctagttaacgcaactaagtattgtagtatgtgtttacagcgcaagtggtacttcattagtggaatacgagataccacagaccctccaaactgagtactactagcttcgatttcatatatgcataggtaaattatattgcaaagagttggggcgagttgaaaatggggcgagttgaaattggggcgagttgaaaattggacgagttgagtgggacgagttgaaatgggacgagttgaaattgggacgagttgatccgtcaccgtGGTAACTTACGGAACTGCAGTCCTTCTATAATGGATGTAGATGTATCGTTGACTGACTCAAACATCATGCTCTAATAAATCGTGTGATAGAGAGACTgtagaaatatttacatttgtacttttgtaTGGAAACTTGTTGAATCTCTCCTATTCCACGTGTGTGTGATACGGTGTACGTGAAACGACAATTGAAGTGTCAAGATTCATATAAGACAATGTATTAGAGGAAGGATGATAAACGTGCCAGTCGTTGTGAACTGTAAAACTAACCAATTCTTTTCGGATATcgaaaatgaaatatacatcgAGAAAaacgtgggttatacttccatggtcttATCTTCGCTAACAAACATGCCGTAAACAAGCACTGAATGGATAGTGTACTCTACACATGGACGAATACACAGCAGTCACGTGATTGATCAGGTGACCAACTAAAGTTATATAATTTCTGCTGTTTGTGTTTCCTTCCTTTGGAAAGTATCGTCGTCCAGATGGGACAGGTCGGCTCAACAATGGCGAGTTACATGGATAACACTCTTTTTCGAAGTTTTGTGTACGATGTTGCAATTCAGTGGGGTCTCTTCGGAGTTGCGGCCTATTTTCAAACGGAGAAGTTTTACGATCTGGCAGGTAACGTACATGATAAAGCAGTACAAAGTACACGATGCAGGCAGTCGTGCGTACTTACAACCCGGGAGTACAACAAACTTTTCATCATCCTCAGGCTGACATCCCGGCCTGACATGCATTCATGATAATTGCCTGTGATACATGTGTAGCTAATAacgccattattttgtattatgaccgtccttgaatagaatattagctcacaggTGCCTGTGCTtcaaaccatggaagtagaaccccagGAAGGACAACTGGTCATAGATCAAAGGGACAGTCATCGCCTCCGCTGTTTGCTAAGAAAACAAGTTTCTTTTCGTAGTACTGGGGTGTGAACAGCAACTTTTAAAGATCGTAACAAGCTTAGCATATTGATGAGGGCGTCCAGGTTTTGTTCGGGTGTTCTCGACTATTATCGGTAGCGTCATGACGCATCATTGATCTAAACATGGCCATCGACAAGCAATTCTGTGGCATGGCATGCGTGACTTCTGGCTTTGACTATGAGGAAAATTCTTTCAACACGAACGATGCTGATACTATTGAAAGTGCTATTGTGGAAGAGGGGTGTTTTTGTGTATGTAAGGGCCCGGAGTCGGGCTCAATGATAACGTGTGACGGCGAAGGTTGTCATGTTggaaataaacataaacaatcGGGTGTGATCACAACATTAGGCGTAATAACCTTGAAAATCGGCGACTTTTGACAGCCATTTGAAGCTTTGCAGCAATCTGCAGCTAAAAGATTTTGGTGTCATCGGAAAGCTTATAATCAGCGCTTCAAATTTTACTAAGACACTTCTTTCGGAGATTGTCGCGAAGAAAACAGTCGGGAGGTGGAATTAACTCACAAAAAATGGCATGGAAGTTAAAAATCTTCATAACTTATCTAGTTGTCGCCCGATTTTCAAATGTTTGGTACGACCAAGCTCGTAGTGACGCTATCTAACTGCTGAAACACTCTGCGCAGTCGCATTGACCCCCATATTCAACTGCGCTTGCATAGCAACGACCCTGGCTTTTGGAACGCCTTAACAACAGAAGAAGGGCGTTCTTGAACCGCGGAGGCGATGACTGTACAAAAGGGACTCAACACAATAGAGACAAAGGGATTAACTTGGTctaaaacaaaagattttaaaTCGGATTAAGCCAGTTGTCCTTCctggggttctacttccatgttCAAACCTAGGCTGCGAACTTGATGTTCATGGAAATATGATTTTGTTGGCACACCCTCTCACCCCTCCACCCTCCTCTTTCCCTCAACCATAGAAAGTAATCAGTTGAGTTGTAAGTAAGCTAGTTCTCTTGAACCGACTTTGTgtgatacatttattttttctaggGTCAGGAACATTCATATTCCTAGCTTTGCAGACACTGAAGTGGGGAGAGACCTACTTTTTACGACAGAAGATTCAAAGTGGTATGGTTATCACATGGGGTATTAggtaattttaaacattttatttttaacttaCTTAATTTCATATACCAGTTTGGAATTTTGAATTGTTGAATGGTTACGCTGGCAATATGTTTTCATATCATATTCCATTCACGTAGTTATGAAAATTGATACTCAAGTTAAGTATTACTGATGTAAGTTATATATACACTTTCAAGTGCTTTAAATAAGACTAAAATAGTGGTAAAATTCTGATAAACTTACAACTAGATAAGGTGATCATGTTATCTGAAAGTTTGtaatttgttgattttattatttcatttatcatttattttcattgataCAAGCAAGATTTTCTGCAGCAAACCTTTGCACAGTATTTTGGCTATATAGTTTAATTACTCAGAGCAACCCTTTCAGATTCACAAATATACTTTTATAATTTCTGCCAGGATTAATTAAAAAATGACATGTAAGAAATGAGAAATGATAATTTTGcttagtttattttgtattctTTGTATTTATTGCTAGACTTGGTCTATTCCTGTTCTCAAGAATACTAAAAGATGGCAAAGATTCACGTTTCAATAATGTCAGAAACAATCCCAGCAGATTTTTAATCTATTGGACTATTCAGGGTAACGACTTTTAACTTTTCCCTCATATTTAGattttttacttgtttgtgcCAAGTAGAGTGATAGTTATTATTTAGATTCACcacaggagggggggggggtgctgtcCCCTGCAGGTGAGTGCGCATGGACAAGTGGCAGGCAGGagagcgccctcagtggtgactGAGATTGGGGAAAGTAGCTATTTTATAGAATGATGTGTATGGTGCTGTGCAGCCAAGAATAATATTCTTTGTTAATTTTCAGTCAATTTTCGAACTTCCCCTTCTGCTTTACAATTACAGATCATTCCAAACAGTCCAACTAATGCTTCCATAAGCTCTTCTCATATATGTGAACGTAGCGAGCTGTTTTAATGCCTATAAAGCTAGTGGAAATTCTTCAACACTCCATCACTATGAGATTACCATtattcatttttgataatttattcatatatttgtcCAATCAGCTTTGTGGGTTTGGATCACATTGTTACCAACACTGATATTAAATTCCAACAAGAAAGATAAGGAGTTGACAACCAGAGACTATGTGGGTTGGTCGCTATGGATACTTGGTTTCCTTTGTGAAGTGATAGCAGATCATCAGAAGTCTGTTTTCCGTAGCAATCCAGATAATGCTGTAAGTTTTCTAAAAGTGTTGATTTTTTGACATCACTAGAGTCTGCTACATCAAACTAAGCCAAGAGATTTACAAGAAACATGGCACTAACATGTAGttccattcttgcaaaccagagctgctatttcttccactacactgcaaaataatgttgcgtcttggacggtgctgtaaaaaaggctgtggtttacgacattGATGTAGTTCCTACATTGGTAAACACTAACGTCATAACATATTGTAGTCAAATATCAGATTTTAGTCAGATTTATGTTGAATACTTTCACTATTAATATAAATTTTCAAAGGCCAATTTTGTTGAGGAtgtcatgtaaaaaaaaaaaattgtgtgatgaGGTATaggaaaagttggtccagaacaaaagtgACCCTATATAAGCCTTgtagctccactgataagacagTAGTAATCAAAGACTGTTGAGTGACTGGAAATACCACAGTGGATCTAATGGGTGActgaaaaactgtcatttttaaGGACTATGCAGCCATCACATATACCATATTTTTCATGAGCCCTTTGTCTATCGCAATAGCAGTGatcaatgtaaatatttcagaatCACCATTAACAGAACTTGAGAAACTAAATACAGCATGTGTCTGCACaaggttgtgtgtgtgtgtgtgtgtgtgtgtgtgtgtgcgtgtgtgtgtgtgtgggtgtgtgtgtgtgtgtgtgtgcctgcctgTACATCACAAACAATGAAAGGGAGGCTGCTACAGCTTGAATGATGTCACCTGTAGTGGCTTAAGAGAATAGTAGTTCATGATAAAACAAAGATAACCCAAAAACTGAAACATTCTTTTGCTTTTTATATCATCCACAGACAAGATTCATTGACACCGGTTTATGGAGTATCAGTCGACATCCTAACTATCTTGGTGAAATAATGTTATGGAGTGGATTGTTTATCAGTGCGTCATCCGTAATGTCACCCAATCAGCTGCTGTCTGGTATATCTCCTGTCTTTGTTGCATTCCTACTTACCAATGTTAGCGGTATACCAATACTAGAGAGGAAAGGCTTGAAGAGATATGGTGATAATCCACAGTATATGGAATACGTCAAGAATACAGCTGTTTTAATTCCATTCATTTATTGACCTTAATCCAGACAGTGTTGTCTCAAAGGTGGTCTTATTGAACTCATGGTGCTTACATGTATTTGAGTGATGTCGGTTTTATCATCAGGAATTTTAGTTCGactgagttttttttttacgatAAATGCATTGGGATTCAAATTAAGCAGCAAAAATGACAGATAAATGATAAGAAATACTAATTATTATTGTATAGGGAAAACTAAAAGTATATGTACAGGAACAGATGACTATAAACCTTTGAATTATTCTTGTATGCCCGGAGTTAGCACAAATGGTCTGTACCAGAGCAGGGGCAATAATTTTACAGCAGTTAAGCACAGTTTTTGGAAAATTGCGACAAAAAAGTACATGATCATATTATCAAAATTAGGCACACAAATAACAGATTTATTTCCAATATGATAAGCCACCAGTGTTAAGCTTTGCAACATAAAGGCAGATATACCTCTGTGGGTATTCGTGTGGGTAGCTACATCATCATAAAGGCAGGTATACCTCTGTATAGACTGGTATTCATGTGGGTAGCTATATCATCATATAGGCAGATATACCTCTGTATAGACTGGTATTCATGTGGCTAGCTATATCATCATAAAAGGCAGATATTTTCAAGGTAGTCACATGGCTACATCATCATAAAGGCAGGTATACCTCTGTATAGACTAGTATTCACCTGGCTACATCACCATGAAACCCAAGAAGGATCACTGACAAATCAGTTCCATGTCTCACAAAAGACTATTATTTGCACTACTAGACTGTTTTGTATGAAAACATCAACATATCAGAAGTCATGAAACTAGTATCATTTAATTTAATGATTTCAACTAGCTGTCATTTTGAATTCAGTTGACTGCCAAgatatcaaacatttttttttataattattcaCCACACCTAGAATATTCCTGATTTCTGAATTTACTGGGTGATTCTGACCAGATTCTTAGTAATGTATGCTATTGATTAAAGTACATATCTCTTTTCACAACACCGAGTCATACAGCCTCCTTCTTCAGAGTTTTGGGAATGAAGTGAAAGTGGGAGTGAGATCTAGCACAGGTGTAGAAGGGTAAAAGGTGTGACAATGGAACAAATATCACTGACAAGATGTGGCTATTTACTCCCTAGGCGATGGATTTTACTTTTAATCAAATTTTACACTATAACAAATAAGTTTGTAAGATTATTTAATCAGGGTTGCTCAACTGTTACATTAATTGTACATTTACTCCTTCCCAACgacaactgccaacatcagaccatggacaaactgAACCTGTTATAAAcaggaaaaaataaacaaatgaattggcttaataacacttggcacagcagggaagaacagcagagacttgtattacatttcatggtttgatataaCACTTTTATGGCCTCTAAgtgtacatttatgtacatgaaatgccaagggaaatggaaatggaaatttgtttgtgaacatgaactaaaggccatacagctgttcttatcaaatgatgaaatgtaacataagtctctgtacttccaacatgctgtgccaaaatatatcaaaataccaAACATGCCAAACACTCCTTTCCAACTATCTTTTGAAATATCAGCACACCCCTTCCCAATTATCTTTTCATAACGCACACTACACACCTTCCTAACTTCATTATACAGCACACCTTTTCCTTCCTAACTTCAAAATACAGCACACCTTTTCCTTCCTATCTTCAAAATATAGGACACTCCTACCCACCTCTTTTCAAAATACTGCACACTCCTTTCtgaccacaggcacttgtttcctgATATATGAATCatatgtttctatcagaatacaataaaatatcgataatattgacgtattttgCCAATTACATATGGCAGGGATAAAATAACATTGGTTTCTAGGATCGCGCAAGTCCACATCACTGGTTATGTATTTACACTATCCTAGGAACCCGTGTTATTTTACATCCTTCACATACTATCAGctaaatacataatattatccAATATAAGTGTCTGTGTTCCTGATTATCctttcaaaaaaacaaacaaatcaacagTAAAGTGTTTTTTAAGTTCATACAATTTATTTCTTACACAGTACAAGTTATAAAATTGTGACAATTGCTCTTATCTAAGTTGATAACAATAAGacataaaacataatttttcttaattgtaatttgaatacatttatgTGTGCTCCTTCAAAAACGCAACAAGTACAAAGGGACATTATGAAGCAAATACCGTACTAAAGTTATAATTCATTGAGAGATTGGATATACAAATTATTGTCATTTTGTGGTATCTGCTGTTACCTTTACAATCTATTGTATTATAGAATATAGTCTGGTTGCATCAATGTAGACACAGTTTATGTCTCTCGATGCAGTCGATGATTTCTACAATACGTGTTGATAACGTTCAAACTTggaataaataataataatacctatacacatacattcaacAAGCATACCGACACACTCGCATACACAGTAAATAGTAAAACTACCAGAACAAATGTCGGAAAATAAGACTTTGTTGCTTTTAGCTAATTATGTGGCTTCCTCCGTGTGTACTTTTTCAATTCCTATTCTGCGTTAACTCTTTGTGTCTCTTGTGATGTGTTCTAGTCACAAATGACACAGACAGTTACAAAACAAGTTTCATTTCTACTTTGTGTATTCACCCAAATAGGAAGATGTGCACATCATCTATCACTGACTGCAGTCTTTCGTGAGTCGTTTGCCAAAGTTTATACACCAAGTATTCACTACCAGAAATATTTGCTAGTCTTCGTAGCCACCTGATGTCATGCTCGTGCAACACACTGCTATTTGACTTGAGACAACAGGAAGTCTACTTTTTAAGTGACAGAGATAGTCAGCATTTTATTAGTGATCACttcatgaatttcattttcaaggaGTCTCCAGGTGTAAAGTAAATGTTCCTAGGGACTTTCATGGAATGGTTTGATATTCCTGGTCTTTCATGGAATGGTTTGATATTCCTGGTCTTTCATGGAATGGTTTGACATCCGTGGTCTTTCTAGTGCTGTCCAGGAATGCAAGAACAATGATCTATTGGTGTGCACATCTCCAAACACTGCAGTAATTCATTCGTATGTTTTGCCCTATATGTGTATCTTCAACTACTACGATACAATTTACATCTGTTGTCCAAGTGCTGCTAGATTACAGCAACAAGTGAAACATTAGTCGAAAGTCTACAATCAGCTGCATGTTCATATTGAAATGCCAAGTTCATTGTTTGGAAATTCTATTTTCTTACTTATTCATGTTTAGTTTTGTATAATCATGTTAATTGTTGACAAGATAAGAACAACTGATAGATATCATGTAGGCCACACGTCAGTTTAACTCAGaacctgacctttgaccttgtttaCAGCAAGTTGATTCAAAGATAAATTCATAGTATGTTTTTACACTTGTGGACTCAGCACTTAACATGTAAATCACAACAATTCATCCAACTGAAGGCATACAGTACTGGAGCTGTCACTGGTAGACTACTGAAAGTCACGGCTAAATCTTGGTATACAACCTACTCTTGactacatttcaaaattcaaagttaTTTAACTACGTATTCTGCTAAAATGTCAAAACTGGCTTAGgaataaaaaatgtgtgtgtgagagCTCTACTGCTTACTGTACATGATAGACTGACTACTTTAGCACCATAGACTAGTCAATACTATACTACATCACTGATTTGAAAACAGGAAAAAACATTATTCAATTTACAAATGAACCATGCCTAAACAGTCTTACACAAAATGTGTGTCACATAGCAGTCCTACACAGGATtagtgtcacacacacacagtagtaTTGCACAGGAACCTTATCATATATGAACAGTCCTTCATTAGAACAGTGCCTGGCCACACCCACAAATGGTGCCATAGCCATACACAGAAACGGTGCCATACACAGAAAGTACCATAGACAGGTATCTTGCACAGTATACATtgccacacatacatgtagtattagtAGTAAGGAACAGCGTCACATACAGTATAGTAGTATTACTTGGGAACATGTGCCACAACAGTAATACCACACACACAAGCAGTTTCATACACAAGAACTTTGCCACACACAAAGTTCCACACAGGAATAGTGCCTAGTCACAAATCATGAAGACTGGGTACCAAAATAGTAATCCTAGACAGAAACAATGCCATACACAAGTCTTCCACCAGAACTTTGCCACACAATGTCCCACGTTACATAAGAACAGTTCCTGGTCACACATGAACAGtggtgcaaaaatgaagttttaCATGGcaatggtgacacacacacacacacacacacacacacacacacacacacacacacacacacacacacacacacacacacacacacacacacacacacacacacactctctctctctctctctctctctctctctctctctctctctctctctctctctctctctctctctcactagTAGTCTAGTCTTGGAAACTACTAAATACTAAAACTTATAACTACTGGATTCTACTCATCTGAATTGCTAAGTCTTAGACTTAAAGTCTACCTATAGAGACAGTTTTATGTGGCTATGACAACAAGTGTTTGGACTGGGACACTATTACCATAAAAATTACTATGATTACTGCACTTAGAGACTGGCCCATTATTTTATCTGTATGACTGTGCTTGATATATCAACATAAATACACATCACATAGAACAGAACTACATCATAAAATTGATAATACATATACCAAGCAAATTTTgctttcaatgtttttttggttagttgttttgaattgtttggtCCACTTCAACAAGAGTTGAAATAGCAGATCTTATCTGCAGTCTTCACTTATATGTATTCAGCAAAAAAGTTGCATTGAGTTAGCACACTTAACCTGTGCTAAAGATCTTGTCAACGTATTTAGCCTAGCATATATGTATACTCTTGGAGAGCACACCTAACATGTGCCAAAGATCTTTTTTTAACATATGTAGCCTAGCGTGTGCACTGAGGTCAAAGTATTATGGCCTTCTATCAAAAAAATACTGATgcaaaaaggaaaaaaaacgaCAACAAAAAACCCCTGACCACTCACATTCATAAGGTGCTGAGAAAGTTAGTTTGTTAGATTGTCATTGCAGATGGATGAGTAGTTTGACAATATCTTTATACCCCTACAACAACTGTAATACAGTAATGATGTATACAGGATATACTGTTATACAACAGATGACAACTGTAATACAGTAATGATGTATACAGGATATACTGCTATACAACAGATGACAACTGTAATACAGTAATGATGTATACAGGATATACTGTTATACAATAGATGACAACTGTAATACAGTAACGATGTATACAGGATATACTGTTATACACTAAATGACAACTGTAATACAGTAATGATGTATACAAGATATACTATTATACAACAGATTACAACTGTAATACAGTAATGATGTATACAGGATATACTGTTATACAACAGATGACAAATGTAATACAGTTATGATGTATACAAGATATACTATTATACAACAGATGACAACTGTAATACAGTAATGATGTATACAGGATATACTGCTATACAACAGATGACAACTGTAATACAGTAACGATGTATACAGGATATACTGTTATACAATAGATGACAACTGTAATACAGTAATGATGTATACAGGATATACTGTTATACAACAGATGACAACTGTAATACAGTAATGATGTATACAGGATATACTGTTATACAACAGATGACAACTCAGTATACAGCAACACTGCATATACTGCTATACAACAGATTAGGAGCTGTGATTGCCTTTGAACTGGTACAAAACACCTACTACTGACTGTAATTACGAAAATGGTTTGGCAGAGTTTCTGATAAAAAAGCAAAGCACTGTATAACTTGAAATGTGCGACATACCTAGCAATGTGACACCTCAACTAACAATGTACTTGAATGTACTGAAGTATCTAGCAATATATCATATAGGTACAAACACTATATGATAACTATTGACAGGTGGTCAAATGCTAAAACTGTTTCAATACTTAAACGAATTTACGGTTGGATACTGTACTAGAATCTACCATGTATACCCATTGCTAGTTATACATAGCTAGTTATACATTATCTAGTTAGGCACTGCTAGTTTTGTTTAATCGTTATGCATCAAGAGTTTGGCATTGATAGTAATACATTGCTAGTTATGCATTGCTAGTTATGCATAGCTACCTTTGCATGGCTAGCTTTGAATTACTAGTTATGCATTGTTAGTAATACATTGCTAGTTATGCACTTCCAGTTATGCATTACTAGTTATGCATAGCTAGCTTTGAATTACTAGTTATGCATTGTTAGTGATGCACTGCTAGGTATACATCTCTAGTATTGCACTGCTAGTTTCACCTAGTTATGTATTACATGTTATAAACCTTATACATTAAGTGTCATCATAGCA
This region of Glandiceps talaboti chromosome 4, keGlaTala1.1, whole genome shotgun sequence genomic DNA includes:
- the LOC144434537 gene encoding uncharacterized protein LOC144434537, whose protein sequence is MGQVGSTMASYMDNTLFRSFVYDVAIQWGLFGVAAYFQTEKFYDLAGSGTFIFLALQTLKWGETYFLRQKIQSGMVITWGIRLGLFLFSRILKDGKDSRFNNVRNNPSRFLIYWTIQALWVWITLLPTLILNSNKKDKELTTRDYVGWSLWILGFLCEVIADHQKSVFRSNPDNATRFIDTGLWSISRHPNYLGEIMLWSGLFISASSVMSPNQLLSGISPVFVAFLLTNVSGIPILERKGLKRYGDNPQYMEYVKNTAVLIPFIY